One Danio rerio strain Tuebingen ecotype United States chromosome 22, GRCz12tu, whole genome shotgun sequence genomic window carries:
- the si:dkey-20i20.2 gene encoding uncharacterized protein LOC100126809 produces MSDPEPCRIKQEDTEELIGVMVKEESEELSEDEEKHQVKSEEETEHSLLVVNDLTCPQCGKIFKHKCSVKLHMMIHTGEKPYQCSHCDKRFSRSGFLKTHERIHTGEKPYHCTECGKSFNQSSSLRTHTKHNHNLMVEDESEELSEVEKLHYSVHMNEKLYLCSVCGKSFTLQSRLRQHQMLHTGEKPKPYACTQCGRSFTQSSHLNRHMKIHFGVREHVCFECGKTFITAGDLKRHQRIHTGQRTHACDRCGRTFFRPSNLQKHLLVHAEEKTHSCALLVKTFVSLPS; encoded by the exons atgagtgatccagaaccctgcagaattaaacaggaagacactgaagaactaatag GTGTGAtggtgaaggaggagagtgaagagctgagtgaagatgaggagaaacatcaggTCAAAAGTGAAGAAGAAACTGAACATAGTCTTTTAGTGGTAAATGATTTGAcctgccctcagtgtgggaagatttTCAAGCACAAATGCAGTGTCAAgcttcacatgatgatccacaccggagagaaaccctaccagtgttcacactgcgacaagagattcagccGTTCGGGATTCCTGAAAACACACGAGAGGATCCACACCGGGGAGAAACCGTATCACTGcactgagtgtgggaagagtttcaatcAATCATCTTCTCTGCgaacacacaccaaacacaatCACA ATCTGATGGTGGAGGATGAAAGTGAAGAACTGAGTGAGGTTGAGAAGCTCCACTATAGCGTTCATATGAACGAGAAGCTTTATTTATGCTctgtgtgtggaaagagtttcacacTGCAGTCAAGACTAAGACAACACCAGATgcttcacactggagagaaacccaaACCGtacgcatgcactcagtgtgggaggagcTTCACACAGTCATCGCACCTGAAtcgacacatgaagatccacttTGGCGTGAGGGAGCATGTGTGCTTTGAGTGCGGGAAGACTTTTATCACAGCTGGAGACTTGAAACGACAccagaggatccacactggacaGAGAACACACGCGTGTGATCGGTGCGGCAGGACATTTTTTAGGCCTTCGAACCTTCAGAAACATCTTCTAGTTCATGCAGAGGAGAAGACGCATTCATGCGCTCTGTTAGTCAAGACCTTTGTTAGTTTGCCTTCTTGA
- the si:dkey-20i20.2 gene encoding uncharacterized protein isoform X1, translated as MSDPEPCRIKQEDTEELIGVMVKEESEELSEDEEKHQVKSEEETEHSLLVVNDLTCPQCGKIFKHKCSVKLHMMIHTGEKPYQCSHCDKRFSRSGFLKTHERIHTGEKPYHCTECGKSFNQSSSLRTHTKHNHSRSDGGG; from the exons atgagtgatccagaaccctgcagaattaaacaggaagacactgaagaactaatag GTGTGAtggtgaaggaggagagtgaagagctgagtgaagatgaggagaaacatcaggTCAAAAGTGAAGAAGAAACTGAACATAGTCTTTTAGTGGTAAATGATTTGAcctgccctcagtgtgggaagatttTCAAGCACAAATGCAGTGTCAAgcttcacatgatgatccacaccggagagaaaccctaccagtgttcacactgcgacaagagattcagccGTTCGGGATTCCTGAAAACACACGAGAGGATCCACACCGGGGAGAAACCGTATCACTGcactgagtgtgggaagagtttcaatcAATCATCTTCTCTGCgaacacacaccaaacacaatCACAGTAG ATCTGATGGTGGAGGATGA
- the zgc:174224 gene encoding uncharacterized protein LOC100126810, with protein sequence MSDPEPCRIKQEDTEELIDLADKTEESEGQSVKNRQPKSRAWTKGAASQKSRGEICSVCGKSFSNKRNLQIHTRIHTGEKPYTCPECGKSFNQSSTLITHTRIHTGEKPYKCGQCDRTFVRISDQKKHFRVHSKDKPYSCSDCGKRFAHQSNLSKHQKIHSGVREHVCFECGKSFVTAEHLKQHQRIHTGEKPYKCSHCDKAFNQLIHLKIHERTHTGEKPYKCSHCGKTFSQSPTLKAHSRTHTGERPYVCVECGESFNHLLSLRIHIRKSHIKCELADI encoded by the exons atgagtgatccagaaccctgcagaattaaacaggaagacactgaagaactaatag ACCTGGCGGACAAGACGGAGGAGAGCGAGGGACAGAGTGTCAAAAATAGACAACCAAAATCCCGTGCATGGACAAAAGGTGCTGCTTCTCAGAAGAGCAGAGGTGAGATTTGCTCTGTGTGCGGAAAGAGTTTCAGTAATAAGCGTAATCTTCAAATTCACACGAggattcacactggggagaaaccgTACACGTGTCCTGAGTGCGGGAAGAGCTTCAATCAGTCGTCGACTCTCATCACACACACGAGGAtccacactggggagaaaccgtacaagtgtggTCAGTGCGACAGAACGTTTGTGAGGATTTCAGATCAGAAGAAACATTTCAGAGTTCACAGCAAGGATAAGCCCTACTCATGCTCTGACTGCGGAAAGAGATTTGCACATCAGTCGAATTTAAGTAAACACCAGAAGATCCACAGCGGTGTGAGAGAGCATGTGTGCTTCGAGTGTGGGAAGAGCTTTGTCACAGCTGAACATTTGAAAcagcaccagaggattcacactggagagaaaccgtacaagtgttcacactgcgacaaagCTTTCAATCAGTTAATACACCTGAAAATACAcgagaggactcacactggagagaaaccgtacaagtgttcccACTGCGGCAAGACGTTCAGTCAGTCACCAACCCTCAAAGCGCACAgcaggactcacactggagagagaccgtacGTTTGTGTTGAATGTGGAGAGAGTTTCAATCATTTGCTTTCTCTACGCATTCATATAAGAAAGAGTCACATTAAATGTGAACTTGCCGATATTTAA